In the genome of Fimbriimonadaceae bacterium, the window CGTTGAGGATATCGAGGTTCAGGCGGGCGTATTCGTGGACGGCCACATTCCGGAAGCCGACCATTCGCTGCAGCCGGCTCGCTAACTCAGCCGGGAGCAGCCCCGCTTTCTCTAGTAAGGCAAAAGCCTCCCTGCTTTCCTGCGGAAGTCCTAAGCCTTTCTGTCTGACGACATACATCGCGAGGTCAATGGCAGTTTCGCATGCGCGCTGCAGGTTGAGT includes:
- a CDS encoding DUF86 domain-containing protein, with product LNLQRACETAIDLAMYVVRQKGLGLPQESREAFALLEKAGLLPAELASRLQRMVGFRNVAVHEYARLNLDILNAIITTHLDDFRRFSSTIVKACA